In the genome of Crassostrea angulata isolate pt1a10 chromosome 6, ASM2561291v2, whole genome shotgun sequence, the window CGCTAGTCATTCATAGAACCAAATATGTAACTTTTTATGCATCAATCCACACTTGATATCtagtacattttaaaaaaaaatattttaggctGGATATCAATAACAATTTGACAGTTCaataaatagtaaataataACGTTCCTTTACATAATGGATTAGTTTCCGGAAAGTAAACACATCTTTCATTGACAGGGCTCTTTAGATTAACTATACTGTCATAGGAACCAACCAATGTCTATCTAATAAGTTAAGTATCGCCGCCACAATACACTTTCATACAGTCCACATTATCTTCATGGTAACACAGCTCGCACGGAATATCATTGGATTTGAAAGCTCGTTTAGCTGGAATAAAACAACACAAATTGTTAATGTCAGTCGACCAAGTACTTGGGCGTTTAATATAATGCATGCAATCTCCATCTACAAAAGGTCACTTGTAACATCTACAGATGcatgaagatatgtttacagTACAAAAAGAGGCGCAAACCGAGTTAATCTATTTGGATTTCGTTATGTAAAATGCGTGTTCTAGCATAATGCATGACAATTCTCTATCTACATTACTATGAATAAAGTACTAATAAGCTAGTGTTGCTAAAAGCTGACTCCTTTTAACTGTACTTTCAACTTGGCATAAAATAAAGCGACTTATTCCAAAAATCTGACGCGGCACCGGAGAAGCTTGCAGGAATTGGAAAATACGTTATCCAAACCTTTTGTAGTTGTCTATTAGAAAGGACAACGGGTGCTATAcgtattttacaattttgtcaTTGGTAAAGATATACACATAATCCACACATGTTTACAGGAAAACATGTTTTGCGACGtcaaaaatacacatgtacatggaCACCATCAAAGTCGCCTCGGGTCGTAAACAATACCGTTGTAGACCGTGACAGTTTGTATCGCCATTGGATAGAGAAGTCGCCGCCCACTGCTAAATATAATCATCAGGTCATTACCTGCCGCCAACCTTCAATTTACTTATTTCATGGAATGGTTTTTGGTTGACATTAACTGGTTCTGCGACATATAACGGTCGTTTAAGAAAATATACGGCCTCGTTTATTTTTCAGTCGATACTTTTTTAGTTTCTTGCTGAAATATTGATGCCTATAAATACCAGCGATGTTGCTGTCCTTCAGGGTATTACATGATTTCTGGCTAAagtcaaaacatttttatatatacaatggACAGTctattataattgttaaaagataGAAAAGTATGTACTATTCATTACTAAGTAAAGACTACACTACTGTAACTGCTGAAAAGTGAAAAATGCAAGCAATGTGAGCAAAATATAATTCACAAACGACATTATAGGCTGTCAAAGAATATCCGTGCATGAAAGACACCCAAAGTCCAAATATTTGCAAGACATCTATAGCATGACGCTGTGCATTATAGTACTTAGTCCATGGGTGTCAGTAAATAGACAGAGAATGAGCAGAAGTTAGAGAGCGCTATAGAAGAACCTACGTCACTACCCTACGTCACTTACGACTTCATAGACAATAAATCTGGGCGCAATCAAAATTTTCCTCTCGCAGACACACAGTGCATGGATAGTCATTAGTACCTAATGACTTCTTTGCTACAAATAAAATCACGTccaagttttatatatatatacggttataatttttttttggctgaaATGTGCAAGAAActgtataacatgtattttcaacATCCAGACAATTCTAAAACAGATCTATCAAGTGCTCAGATATTATATATGCACATTAAACCTCATTTATTATAATCATATATGTAAACACAATTAAAATGCATGCGTATgcattttcttcaaatgatttaCTACCATGCATGCGTTAAattagaatcattttaacatgagcttagactttgggtagttgtgttaaacagcaatgtgacatagtactgtctatttcattgctggccactcagccatggctctctgaaatcaacaaaatttgtcttgcttttgagctaagactacgcaactggtgcatatttcgcttgaaaccgcgtcagtATTAACTTgctttgacgcaagaaatagatagctacgtcctactgaaagtccaaggtcttgttaaaatggttctatcacCTACTTCCTTCtgtatttttgtacatatatatttaaaatgcattcaaaaaatttcaacagTGTTGCGGTTTTCATGCAATATACAGTATTATCGTTTTTAAACTCAGTTGTATCCTTTGTCAGATTTTCTCCCAATatgtttttttatcaatataaatcaAGGAAATCATATTCAAACCAAAGCGGTGTTATATACTTTGAAATCGAGATTAAACAACGTTGATAAAATACTTCCAATTTCGTGATCCTTTTTCTTAAAACCGTCCAACGCGTAATTCTTAAAGATGGTACGGAACCATTCTTAGTCACCATGgtatgaaatttcaaaataactttactataaaaaaaatatacaaatttggaaatgaaaatctttcTCACCCCAGTTTGGATCTATAAACGACATAAGAGTGATGACGTCACTGAGGGACACCAAAGACCTTTGTGCCTCTATAAAGCTCAGCGCAGACACGACCAAAACTAGGATCCAAACTGGCTTCATGTTTTCTCCTGGGCAGGCAAGGCACAACTGACCATCTTTGCCTGGTCTGAGGAGGTTAGTTTTAGGTGAGCGGCAGAGAGGGACAACAAATGGACAAATCGTGTTTCCCCTCGGCGCTCTCCCGTGTTTTGGCGGTAAATGTGGCGCATCGACTGCTCCGTTTAGGGCCCAACTCGTACGACGCGACGTGTTCAACGATGTCAAATGAATACAAACATGTTTAGTATATTACCGTTGTGGTCACATATAACAATCTTTAAAAGGCGCTCTTACGTTGCTGGCATTAATTAATACCAGTAATTAGTAATCAATAACAAATGTACTTAAACCTGGTGGTACTAGGGGTCATCTACGGAAATCAGCTGTCCACACACTTAATTAAAACCAGCTCATACCAGTCCAGTTAGCTTCCGAAAAAACGACCGATTTATTCGTACATACAACGTACATAAACATTACATTgtgtaaatattcaaaaatattcaatataaagTTGAACATTGATagacatgatttttaaaaaatacacaaaaaacaAGAATTTGCAGAAATAAATTATTGGCATCAAGCGCCAAACATTACAACTGATTAAAACTGTCTGGTTTCTCAGTCCTGTCTATTCCAGAGCCTAACAATCACTTGACTGTTCCTTCAGCACTTTCTCTCACTGATCGTCTGCCTCTTTAGATATCCATGTTATTCACTTTTTGTCCTTTTTGTTCTTTTGCATGTCGCGCGCGTTCGGCAGGTCGTACTTGTAGCTGTCCTTCTTGGCGGCTGACTCCCGTTTCCGGACCGTTTTCATCACTTTGTTCTGGAGCTCGTTCCGGGTCAGGGGTCGGGCGTCGTCATCGCTCGCCTCGCTACCCTCGCTGTCGTACTCGTCCCTACAGACAGAGAGACAAAACATGTCAGCAACCATGTCAATTCAAATTCGTTTTATCGAATTTAACAAAACTTGGATTTCATTTAAACATGTTGCGTCCGGATAGTGGTTTATCTTTATTGTCTCTTTTGGTAagtttaaatttacattgtCCGACATAGCGATAAAACAtggtaaaaaattaacaaatcgATATAGAAAATGACAACTCTAAAAcactatatatgtataaaagcATCTTTGCGTAGAAATAAACAATATCTTCAAGAAAAAGCTTGCTAAACAACAACAGTTTACGAATAGCACTGAGGAAATGGATGTATGAGGAAAATAATTACATCTTTGCAACTTCCAACAGATATTTAAcagtttattaaaataataggtAAAATTGCTATATCACATTGACGTGACAATCAAATTTAATACCCTGTATTAGTTTAACTAAACTACATGAATGAGTTATGTACACAACTTCTATGACCATGCACCTATACCCTCTAGAGTTAGTATTTTTGATTATTGACATTAATCATATAACAAATCTTTAGATTTCTGACAATTTATATTACATATCCCATAGCTATGAATTAGTATGGAGCATATGCATGTAGTTTACATACAAATGTATTAAGTGAGAATGAATTAAGGAAGAAAGGAAGAGTCAATGAAAGTTAGTGATATGAATGGATGAGGTACATGCAGAGAAGGAGGTGTGAGGCTGATACAGATTACAGAAGGAGGTGTGAGGCTGATACAGATTACAGAAAGACCAGAGGTTCATCTAGCTACATCATTAAACCATCTACCAGTTAAAACTCATAACATGTCAAATGTAAACACTAATCTGCAGTGTTTTATGGTAATCGTGAGACCCAAAGCCTTCTAATGGTCCATTTGacttattatgataaaaatggATATATAGCCACACCATATGAATTTTGTCTACAATTTGATCATAAATACCCAAAGCCGGGAGGATGTATGGGCCATTGTTGAGTGGGTGCCCCTGGGCCGCCCCCTATGAGACTAGGAGGCTTCTGGGGGTAACGATCCTCGTCCTGAAATTGTTAAACAAGTCACAGAATGATTACACATAGAACAGTGAGATGCTGAGACAGGTGGATGTGAACAGGTGCTCCAGTCAGTCAGGGCCAGGCCGGTCAGTGAGGCTGAAACAAATGTGTTAGGACATGCTGACATGGTGGCGGGGAGTACCTACCCAATGGATGGGGGGATGACAGGGTACTGCGACTGGCCTGGCGCTGGTCCAGCACCCAGCAACACTGGCTGCTTAGCGTCATATCTATCTTGGTCCTGGACATCGGCAACAGTGCAGATCATTGTCAAGTTTAAtataatacacatacatgtaaatatgaacaTTACATTATTGTGTTGTTGACATTTTTCCAACATCCATTATATGAgtatcaaatatatttctgtTTATAGTATATTTGATTAGTTATAATAAAGAAAACCAAACAGTTGTTTTGCTAGATTTTTGCCTAATATAGATCATGatattaaggtattcaatgtataatgaagggatattgaacaattttgaatcgtTTAAAACCAGTTAAATATGTACttctaaaaaacaatgaaagcgaaatgaaccaaattcacaaGACTGACAACATATAAGAATCCGTTCATTTtgcaccttaaattttttttaagagttatctccccttgttgaaaaaaagaaaattttaatttcgtcaGAATAcctgcggtaaatgattcattttaattcatattttgataaagagaaagtttatgcatgtattaaccaagagagttttacaaattttaagtttctttttacaatatcgcattaaaacatacattgcccatagacttcaatacaaaattcaaggtgtaattagttggaccataattgatattttgaaaattcctttggtggagtattttcatttgataacaccttcaaaatgatactATGATTAGGAATACCGGACCATTCATTTcttaggtacaaaatgtggtcgttatacatcgaataccttaagtaataaaatgattaatatagGAGAATATGTTACCTTGGAGTTAACATAACTCTGTACTGCTAATAATTCATTAGTTCTCTGCTCTATTATTCCTAAGTACTGTATCATGTTGCTGTCTGTCACGCCTGACTGGGCACCCAACATGTCATCAATGGCTGATCTATCACAGTTGATTTTGTTGAACAATGAATCAATACCTGCAAGTAGtcgaaataaaaatcatttcaataaatACAGTTTTTGGAAAGTGAACTACAACCAGTATGTAATTCCTAATTAAGGCTTAAATCAATTAGTTTGCAGCATACCTGCTCTGAGTTgatcaagaattttatatatttctttattctttttgGAATATTCATCAGCTTCTTGAGAGCACACCAATTGCTGTTCTTCCAATTCTTTGAGAATTTTCTTTCTTTGGTCCTCAAGTTCAATGCCTTGCAGTTTGAATTTCTCAATCTcattatttttctgaaatacattttaataagaTATATAATTCTTACATTCCTATGTTAAGAGGTGGGAGCATAGTAGGTGTAGGCAATTCAAATTTGTATGAAAgatgataaaaaacaataaagttaaaaaatgactAAAAAAACCGACCTCTTCAATTTGTTCATGCAGGGTCTCAATTTCATTATTCTGTTCATTGACAAAGTTGAACAATGCAAAGTTCTTGTCCTCTGTTTCAATGAATCGCTGCACCAGTAGGTCAAGGTCCTCTTCTCCCGTCATTTCTTTGATTCTCTCGAAAGCCGCCTCATACGTCTCTACTGAGTCTTCCTGACTTTCCTTCTTACGCTCGGCCTCTTGAGCctctgtaaaattaaaatttttgaaaaataaaatcaaatattcttaATCTTCAAAAGAAGAGCTTTTACCAAAGTATCAAACAGACCTAAACATAATtgggatatttttttcttagttaTGCAGTTACGCTATAAATATGGTAAGCTCACCCTTTTTCTGTCTCCAGGCAACCAGCTGGGGGTCGTCCACTCTCTCCTGACCTTTGATCCCCATGAACTCTCTCAAATTCCTGTCATGATCAATGATTCTCAGCAGTTCCTTCATTTCAGCATTGTGCTGCTGTTGGTCCTTGTCTGCCCTCTCCTTCAGAAGAATCATCTTGGCCTGGGCCTCATCCCTAATGAATGTACATAAAAACAGACGGTTCAAGATTTCAGCCAacgaatataaatatacatgtaatatagtttGAGGTTGATAAAATGTTTTGAGGTACTCGTCAATAGATTATTGGTTTCCTTACCTGGCATCATAAGCCTGTGTGGACTTTTCAATCAGTTCACCCTTCTCTCTTCTCAAGTTGGacaactccttgtctagttttctATACAGGTTGTCAAATCTGTTTCTCTCCACTCTCAAACTCTCAATTTCTTCTCTGTACACTGCATTTTGTGTCAGAATAGCATTAAACTGCTTCTTGGactaaaaagtaaattaaaacatataattagaaattaaaatctaatgattcaGATTAACGaagatacatatatatgtattggCAATAAATCTTCATCACACTATCTGTGTACATCAAAATTGATcaacagagtacatgtatacgagTGAATTAAGTAGTAAATTCCTTACTTGATCAAGTCTGTTTTCTAGTGTTCTAATGGTTTTCTGGGTCTGTACTGTGTGCTGTGAGCTCATATGAACTCCTCCCATGTTTTTGTGctgattccttatttttttctcCCATTCACGAATTTTGGCATCTAATTCGGTATGCATTTGTTTCTCTTCATTAATTTCAGTGTCATAATCCTctggaaatataaaaataaatgcttATTTACTACCATGAAAAAGCACTAAGAGTAAATGTGGTAACATTTTAGGCATAAAAAACTCATAGATTTGCTTCACTTGTAgtcaatatttaaagaatatgtAAGGTAATTGATTAGTGAAGACTACCTTTTGCTTCAGCAAGCACCACCAAGGTGTCTGTGTTTGTTTCATCTAAATTCTGGTTAAATCTGCTTTCTGCCAACCTCAGCTCCTTCAAGAGCTCTTGCTTCTCTGCTTCAAGCTGAGCAACTTCAGATCTGTAATTTAGATACTTGAAGGTTTAATCAGTACCGGTATTTGTATAGCTGGAAAGTGGTCAAATAAATCcaaataaacatatttcaatGCCACAGTTGGTggaaaaatcatgatcccaaaAAAACTCTGCTTTACTGGCATGCAACCAATTCTCGCAAAGAACCATTTCTTGCCAGAGCATATTTGgtcatttttttgtatataattttatgtgttgataagaTGACATACACTGTAGCAATGCACAGTAGAGAAATGGGCCTTTGCAAGAACTGGTCATATGCCAGATAAGTACCGCTAATTTCCTATTCTCATTAAAAAATTAGACCATTATATAACATTCATTTCATGTACACTACTCAAAgagaataatgattttaaaagataattataATATCTAAATCAAAGCAGTGAAAACTGCATAGCATGATCATTGAGCATTAATAagtgtgtttgaaatttgtattattaattctttctaatgatgtacatgtaggcctaCAGGATTTTTCACATTAAATATCGAcgttatctctctctctctctctctctctctctctctctctctctctctctctcactttTGTTTCCTGATGATATTCTGAGACTCCTCGGTGTAAGCAGCCCTGTCTCCTTCCATTAGGCGATACTGTCTCTGGAGTTTGACAAGCTCCTGTTCCTGGAGCCCCTCCATATCAGCATCGCTGGTGTCCGACCGGGCAGAACGTGGTCGCGGCATTTTGGCTACAAATCCTTCAAAAAACCAATTATTGACAGTAATTGGGACACTGTTGAAAGCTTAACGTGCACAACTATTACGGTTGTAAGATTAAGTATGTTGGTAAAGAaatcacaaattttaaaatacactaAAAGACACTTTGACGTGAAcagaaaacaattaaatatttatttaccttTCCTACTTGTCAACGAGAACCTGCTGTTATGGCCGACGGATGAGTCCTGTTGCTAAGGTGATAAACCGGAAGTGATGGGAAACCACATACTTTTAAGTTAACTCGTTCTTAAACACATTCGCGTCTGCTTGCGATTCTTTAACAGGTCGACTAGGTCAATATCATATCAATCGCCCAAGTGGTATATGACGGCATAGATATTCTTagatttaatattaataatatgttttacggtgtgaccgttggggcgagcgcagaaggagtcacacatctgtcatcattgttataaatgcaacccgtggacttaaccaaaccaaaaaactttggctttgtctcgaaaacttttaccaccgcaaggaaccggaagatatcaaactttaattccaatggtcccttcctaggtttatacacttaaacaaaaaactaccacagcgcattaataaaatgttaaacagacttattaaaatattttgataaacacaaagccggttttttaaaattttttatctcttctttaccttttaataatgatcattaaaatcaataaattgtgtgtctgtgttatttctcatgTTGTACCTTGTTGTTACCGGTGTTTTaattttcctctgtgacatcaattttgtttttaatttttgtacgctatataagcgttgtacACATGtgccctccccctttttttagtgtgtgatatccaatattattgaaaggtttgaccacatatgcaactataacaaatacatgtagatattttaacagtttaatttttttcttttatttattcattacaaaatgacgtggctacacgtagatctattaatgattagacttttcttttttaataattttttgtcacctacctaacgtatacaATGATTGGATCAACATGACAAtgaatttagcatggaacttgcatgtgtatttactgagcaaaaaaaatcatcaaaacaaaactaatcagccaaagagtcaccgttaatagTGAGCGCAGTATCAGTATTAACGGTGACTCCCTACTGTgtacttcctacacgttacattcagtacagatgcttgatccacctctaaatgtatcgcgggaatataaaacgcgagatcactgtgacgtcatacttaactttttgcgctcgacagttttcgtaaatatTGTCGtacaaattcggggaaggaaatgacgtcataggtacagttttttacgtaagcatatgtgttgtttactttaatggttttaaaaggattttttattgttaaatgaaaatgatgtatgcgatttacaggtaagaatATTCCGttgaaacgcttcctgttccgccaagttgctatgcaccgcaaaggatcactgggatagtagaactttttcacgcgggtccacaaaattttctttgaacaatgtgcagatttcaactcgaatttcctccgttcgcacacgttgtctatggagctcgctacgcgagcggcgcttcgcgccgcctcgctgcgctcgctattagtaaataaacatttttttgcacttaatattcatatttcaCTTGGGGCACTTTATCTCAAATGTGGCCATTATAAACGAATTGGTCTCGAACATTATTgaagtttaaaataataaaatcttaaTTCTTAAGAACCTCTGCAGGTTATTGTTAACAGATACCATTATAAAACCAGTACataggtttaaaaaataatactgcAACAGATACCTTTGTTTTAAAGTAAAagataatattatttcaaaaacaggtGGGTGATATAACTATAAAGGCGCTATATACCTCTTTTATGTGAATCTGATTATTCCTCACAAAGCATCTGTCTTCTTAACACAAGTTTTCATTgatcacttaaaaaaattaagaaatatatttacagGAACAGAATCCAGCTTAAACAGAGGTGAACAAGAGGCCAAAAGACCTTAACGGtaacctgagtaccatagcccatgcacaaacttgtcgaggagtctcataaatgcatttaatttagtttCATT includes:
- the LOC128188001 gene encoding coiled-coil domain-containing protein 63-like isoform X1, which gives rise to MPRPRSARSDTSDADMEGLQEQELVKLQRQYRLMEGDRAAYTEESQNIIRKQKSEVAQLEAEKQELLKELRLAESRFNQNLDETNTDTLVVLAEAKEDYDTEINEEKQMHTELDAKIREWEKKIRNQHKNMGGVHMSSQHTVQTQKTIRTLENRLDQSKKQFNAILTQNAVYREEIESLRVERNRFDNLYRKLDKELSNLRREKGELIEKSTQAYDARDEAQAKMILLKERADKDQQQHNAEMKELLRIIDHDRNLREFMGIKGQERVDDPQLVAWRQKKEAQEAERKKESQEDSVETYEAAFERIKEMTGEEDLDLLVQRFIETEDKNFALFNFVNEQNNEIETLHEQIEEKNNEIEKFKLQGIELEDQRKKILKELEEQQLVCSQEADEYSKKNKEIYKILDQLRAGIDSLFNKINCDRSAIDDMLGAQSGVTDSNMIQYLGIIEQRTNELLAVQSYVNSKDEDRYPQKPPSLIGGGPGAPTQQWPIHPPGFGDEYDSEGSEASDDDARPLTRNELQNKVMKTVRKRESAAKKDSYKYDLPNARDMQKNKKDKK
- the LOC128188001 gene encoding coiled-coil domain-containing protein 63-like isoform X2, which encodes MPRPRSARSDTSDADMEGLQEQELVKLQRQYRLMEGDRAAYTEESQNIIRKQKSEVAQLEAEKQELLKELRLAESRFNQNLDETNTDTLVVLAEAKEDYDTEINEEKQMHTELDAKIREWEKKIRNQHKNMGGVHMSSQHTVQTQKTIRTLENRLDQSKKQFNAILTQNAVYREEIESLRVERNRFDNLYRKLDKELSNLRREKGELIEKSTQAYDARDEAQAKMILLKERADKDQQQHNAEMKELLRIIDHDRNLREFMGIKGQERVDDPQLVAWRQKKEAQEAERKKESQEDSVETYEAAFERIKEMTGEEDLDLLVQRFIETEDKNFALFNFVNEQNNEIETLHEQIEEKNNEIEKFKLQGIELEDQRKKILKELEEQQLVCSQEADEYSKKNKEIYKILDQLRAGIDSLFNKINCDRSAIDDMLGAQSGVTDSNMIQYLGIIEQRTNELLAVQSYVNSKDQDRYDAKQPVLLGAGPAPGQSQYPVIPPSIGDEYDSEGSEASDDDARPLTRNELQNKVMKTVRKRESAAKKDSYKYDLPNARDMQKNKKDKK